A DNA window from Ostrea edulis chromosome 5, xbOstEdul1.1, whole genome shotgun sequence contains the following coding sequences:
- the LOC125682820 gene encoding spidroin-1-like: MTEMLSLLALVCFIACAVAYPGYSDHYPDTYDGYSKDHYSDTYSKYDEGYGTGYSDYYPKHYGMIHRGRSSGGFGGGSASAAAAASGLRGFGGIGGGSAAAAAAAAASRFGGLGGGSAAAAAAAAASRFGGLGGGSAAAASAAAAGNAAAAAAAAAAANNVAVGPIIQPTYGFPLYGLNFGAGSAGVGLFGLGGGAAAAAAAAGQGAAAAAAAAAGQGAAAAAAAAAGQGAAAAAAAAAASRIYSGYNGIYGLGGMGGLGGSGLGQFSNGFNFGGGSAAAAAAAAAAAGQNAAAAAAAAAANGGAGASAAAAASGGFGGIMSSLGGGISGGIGGGIGGGFGGGIGGGIGGRRGGRKTKLYYTAVAGGIQNQSEMLSLLALACFIACSVAIPDYSDHYPDTYHGYSKDHYPDTYHGYRRDHYPNTYDGYSKDHYPDTYSEYPRYAKGYHHYGMIHRGNNGGLNGVGSVGGGFGGGAAAAAAATAAASGLRGFGGIGGGSAAAPAAAAASRFGGLGGGSAAAAASAAATAAGNAAAAAAAAAAANNVAVGTIIQPTYGFPSYGLFAVGGGAAAAAAAAAAGQGAAAAAAAAAGQGAAAAAAAATGQGAASAAAAAAASRFYTVYGGMGGMGGGMGGMGGIGLGPFSSGFNFGGGSAAAAAAAAAGQNAAAAAAAAAANGGATASAAAAASGGFGGMGGRFGGRIGGSSDGSMMGGIGGRRGGHKKTKVFL; encoded by the exons ATGACAGAAATGCTGAGCCTTCTAGCCCTCGTTTGCTTCATTGCCTGCGCTGTTGCGTATCCTGGCTATTCAGACCATTATCCAGACACTTATGATGGATACAGCAAAGACCATTATTCAGACACTTACAGCAAATACGACGAAGGCTATGGTACAGGCTACAGCGACTACTACCCAAAGCATTATGGGATGATCCACAGAGGAAGAAGTAGTGGTGGTTTCGGTGGTGGATCTGCCTCTGCCGCTGCTGCTGCATCTGGTCTTCGTGGTTTTGGTGGAATTGGTGGAGGATCAGCCGCTGCCGCTGCTGCCGCCGCTGCCTCTCGGTTTGGTGGTCTTGGAGGAGGATCAGCCGCTGCCGCTGCTGCCGCCGCTGCCTCTCGCTTTGGTGGTCTTGGAGGAGGATCAGCCGCTGCTGCTTCTGCCGCTGCTGCTGGAAATGCCGCTGCCGCTGCTGCTGCCGCCGCTGCTGCTAACAATGTAGCAGTAGGACCGATCATACAACCCACTTATGGCTTTCCACTCTATGGATTAAACTTTGGCGCTGGTTCTGCTGGTGTGGGATTATTTGGACTAGGAGGAGGTGCTGCAGCCGCCGCTGCCGCTGCTGGACAGGGTGCTGCCGCTGCAGCCGCTGCAGCAGCTGGGCAGGGTGCCGCTGCTGCAGCCGCCGCTGCCGCTGGACAGGGTGCCGCTGCCGCTGCAGCTGCTGCCGCTGCTTCTAGAATCTATAGTGGATATAATGGAATTTATGGATTGGGTGGAATGGGTGGATTGGGTGGAAGTGGATTAGGCCAATTTTCCAATGGATTCAACTTTGGAGGTGGAtctgctgctgctgctgctgctgctgccGCAGCTGCTGGACAAAATGCAGCCGCTGCCGCAGCTGCAGCCGCCGCTAATGGAGGTGCTGGGGCTTCTGCTGCAGCCGCTGCTTCTGGTGGATTTGGTGGTATAATGAGCAGTTTGGGCGGTGGTATCAGTGGTGGTATTGGCGGTGGTATTGGCGGTGGTTTTGGCGGTGGCATTGGCGGTGGTATTGGCGGTAGACGTGGCGGTCGCAAAACAAAG CTGTATTACACAGCGGTAGCCGGTGGAATCCAAAACCAATCAG AAATGCTGAGCCTCCTAGCCCTCGCCTGCTTCATTGCCTGCTCTGTTGCAATTCCTGACTATTCAGACCATTATCCAGACACTTATCATGGGTACAGCAAAGACCATTATCCAGACACTTATCATGGGTACCGCAGAGACCATTATCCAAACACTTATGATGGGTACAGCAAAGACCATTATCCAGACACTTACAGCGAATACCCACGCTATGCTAAAGGCTACCACCATTATGGGATGATCCACAGAGGAAATAATGGTGGGCTGAATGGCGTAGGAAGTGTTGGTGGTGGTTTCGGTGGTGGAGCTGCAGCTGCCGCTGCCGCTACTGCTGCTGCATCTGGTCTTCGTGGTTTTGGTGGAATTGGTGGAGGATCAGCCGCTGCCCCTGCTGCCGCCGCTGCCTCTCGCTTTGGTGGTCTTGGAGGAGGATCAGCCGCTGCTGCTGCTTCCGCCGCCGCCACCGCCGCTGGAAATGCCGCCGCCGCTGCTGCTGCCGCCGCTGCTGCTAACAATGTAGCAGTAGGAACAATCATACAGCCCACTTATGGCTTCCCAAGCTATGGATTATTTGCAGTAGGCGGAGGTGCTGCAGCCGCCGCTGCTGCCGCTGCTGCTGGACAGGGTGCTGCCGCTGCTGCCGCTGCAGCTGCTGGACAGGGTGCCGCTGCTGCAGCCGCTGCCGCAACTGGACAGGGTGCCGCTTCCGCTGCAGCTGCTGCCGCTGCTTCTAGATTCTATACTGTATATGGTGGAATGGGTGGAATGGGTGGTGGAATGGGTGGAATGGGTGGAATTGGATTGGGACCATTTTCCAGTGGGTTCAACTTTGGAGGTGGAtctgctgctgctgctgctgccGCAGCTGCCGGGCAAAATGCTGCCGCTGCTGCAGCTGCAGCTGCTGCTAATGGAGGTGCTACCGCTTCTGCTGCAGCCGCTGCTTCTGGTGGATTTGGTGGTATGGGAGGACGTTTTGGCGGTCGTATCGGTGGTAGTTCTGACGGTAGTATGATGGGTGGTATTGGCGGTAGACGTGGCGGTCACAAAAAAACAAAGGTATTTCTATGA